Genomic window (Candidatus Eisenbacteria bacterium):
GCGACACGTGACCGTCGTGACGACAGTCGTGAGCCACCGCTCCGCCGAGGGCAGTCCGGACCTCGAGTCGATTCATCGCGACAACCTGCGTCTCCTGCACGCCGCCGGCGTGAGCCTCGCGCTCGGCACCGACCATCCGGCCCTCACGGTGATCGACGAGGCGGAGCGTATTCGGGCGCTCGGCGTCTTCAGCGACACCACGCTGCTCGGTCTGCTGGCGGGGCAGACCGCACAGGTGATCCTGCCGCAGCGCAGAGTCGGCACGCTGACCGCTGGAGCGGAGGCGAGCTTCATCGTGCTGGCCGGCAATCCGCTCGTCGACTTCGCGCAGATTCGCAATGTCTCGTTGCGATTCAAACGCGGCCTGCGAGTCGACCCGCCCGCTCCAGCACCCGGCAAACCCTCGATCGCCGAAGCCATGCTGCCCGCACTGATGCAGGGCAAGCTCGACTCCGCGCTGGCCATCTATGACCACATGCTCGTCGCACGCCCGGACAGTTTCGACTTCGGAGAGCAGGCACTGAACCAGCTCGGATTCGCGATGCTCAGTCACCGGCAGACCGCGGGAGCCGTGGCAATTCTGCGCAAGAACGCGGAACGCTTCCCACAGTCCGCGAATGCATTCGACAGCCTCGGCGAAGCGCTGGTCGCCGCCGGCCGGACGCAGGATGCGATCGCGGCCTACGAGCGGGTGCTGAGGAATCTCGCAGAATCTCCACGCGGCGCACCCGAGTACCGGCGCAATCTGGAGACGCGCGCCCGCGCCCAGCTGGAACAGCTCCGCGCCGCGACTCGCTAGCGGCGAATCTCGAGGGCTGCGATTGCACGACTCATCGGGGCGCCGGCCGAAGCCGGCGCCCCGCGAGTTTCGAGTCCCCACGCACTCGCGTGACGACCCGTGCTTGATTCGTCTACGGATTCATCGTGCAGGAACTTGCGCACGGACTTCCGCACGGCTCCGGACACGGTCGGGAGCATTCCGTCGGACATGCTCGGTTGGCGGGCTTCGTGTCACCCGCGACTGCGAGTGCACTGGCTCCAAGCACCGCGGCGAGAATTGCGATTCCAAACATGCGCTTCATGATGAGACTTCCTTTCCGATCGATGTGAGGTGAGAGCCGCGCGCACAGACGGCGCGGCCCTTCGAACGCAAGATCTCTCACACCCCGGGCGGCGCTCGTGCGAGGGGCGGCGCGTGCGGACGCAATCGCACCGGAACGCTTAAGGGTCGCCGCTCCCAGGCGACTGCGGTGATGCGCGGAGCTTCGAGCGACTCGCGCTCGAACCATTCGGCAAGCGTTGCAGTCGCCGCCGGCTGCGTCAGTTCGACGTCGCGCGCGAGCAACCCCTCGAGCGGCCGATGCACGCACCAGGCGCGATCGCCTTGCGGAATCGGCGCAGCGGCGGTCGGCGCCACACCGCAACGGGAGGGACCCGAACAGCTCGGCGAGGAGGCGCACGCAACGTCACACTCGCTCCACGAGAACGGACACCACTCGATGGCGGGCAGCGCCATGAAGAGCGAGAGCAGGAGCGCGAGGCGCTCGATGGGTCGAGCCCGGCGTCGGTTGGTCATGTGCTAGCGAGTCGCCGACGCCGCCATCCAGGCTTTCGCGGTCTCGTCCGCGAACGACTCGAAGTCGCGCGGGGCATGACCGAGCACCCGGGTCAGGGTCGCGACCTCGTCGGCGGTCGCGAGCAGTCCACGCGTCTGGAAGTGGAGGTACATCAGTCGAAAGTCGTAGAGCATCGGGGCGGAAAGGTAGGGCGCATTCGCCTTCTCCCACGCATCCAGGTCGTCTCCGCCGTAGCGGATCTCGCGGCCGAGCGCCTTGCTCCAGATGCTCGCCGTCTCGATTCCGGTCATGCCCCGCGGGCCGACCAGATCGTAGGTCTTGCCCTGATGCCCATTCTGAGTCAGCGCGATCGCCGCGGCCTCTCCGATGTCACGCACGTCGACGCGCGATACCCCGGTGCCACCGAGCGGCTGAGGATAGACTCCGTACTGAAGCATCACGTCCTTGAACCACTGGTCGTTCTGGTGGAAGTTGCTGGGCCGCAGAATCGTGAAGGGGATGCCGGAGCGCTCGATCGCGTGCTCGACGCCGATCTTGGATCCGAAGTGCGGCAGATAGGACGCGCGATCGGCGTGCTGGACCGACAGGTAGACGATGCGCGCGAGCTTCTGCGTGATCGCCGCACTCACCGCCATGAGTCCTTCCTGGCACTCCGTCGAGCCGACGGCGTTCAGAAGGAAGGCGCCATCGACGCCCTTGAAGAGTCCCTCGAGGGACGCGGGGTCCAGGAGGTTGCCCTTCACGGTCTCCACGTTGGGGCCGAGCGCCGCGGCCTTTTCGGGATTGCGAGTCAGGACACGAACTGTCGCGCCCTGCTTCATCAGTTCGCGTGCGACCTGCGAGCCCACGGTTCCCGTGGCTCCGAGTACGAGGTACTTCACGTAACACCTCCGGCGAATGCGTCGAGAGATCGCAACCTGAACGCGGCGTGTCGCATCCTGACACTCCGAGCCACGCGACTCCAGCCCGGTCAGACGTCGCTCTAGTCTCGACGTCTCGCGAGCTCGAACCAGGTCAGGCGCTCGAGCTCGCGGCTGATCACGGTCTCGATCGGATTGCCGTCGGCGTCGGTCGCGGTGGCGCGCAAGTCGGTCTCGAGCCCCGCGAATCCCGACGGGGAGTAACGGACTCGCACCACGTCGTCAGGTCCGAACAGCTCGCTTTCGACCGAAATCAGCCATGCCGCGAGATGCCGGTTTCCAACCCGGAGGTGTTCGAGCGCAATCACCGTGGCGGTGAAACGCGGGGCGTCCCGAATCACCCACGTTGCGCCGCGCCGCAGCGGATAGCGAAGGGAGCTGATCTCGCCGGGAAGCACCCCGCCGGGACGGCTCCAACCGCGGCCGTGGACCAATTCGTCGACCCGTTCACGTTTGAATTGAACCGCACCCCACGCCGCCTGGCGCGTCATCGAGCGGCGGGTGTCGCGCGCCAGCTGCTCGACGGCTGCTGCGGCTTCGCGATCCACACGCGCGCTCAGCTCCGCTGCACTCGGTCCGCACGGCGGCGATTGGAGCAAACCGTCCCAGCGATACAATCCGGATCGATCCTGGCGGAGCAGATTGGACCCCCGGCGCGAGGACGCTCCGGCAGAATCGGTATCGGTCAGGCTCTCGACCACGTACGGTCGGCCATCGACCGTTGTCTCACACTCCTGAACGATGTCACGCGTCGCCGCGCTTGCGAAGAACGGGACGCAATCGTCGGAGCCGGCGGCCTGCACGCACACCTGAAAGGTCCGCGCATACCGCCAGTGGTTGCCGATCGTCAGGGGGTAGAAGTCTCGACGTCCGCGCGAATGACCATCGAATTCGGCGCCGGCCTCCGCAGTTGCCGAGTCGACCGCACTCGCTGCATCTTCGAGGGCAGGAGCGGTGGATGACGCCAGCTGCGAATGTTGCGTTTCGCAGCCGGTGGCGATCAAGGCCGCGATCAGGCCGAGCCATGGGCTCCATGATTTGCGCATGTGCGGTGCTCCTTTCGAGGGGTGGAGACCCTCGGGTTACCCCACTCGAGCGACCCGAGTTCCGAGTCCCGGAGGTGTCGTTGTCCAACCCGCAGAAGTTCCTGATCGCGAGTGGCGTCGCACTGCTCCTGTTTGGCGGGCTTCAGCTCGTGCCCTACGGACGCGATCACTCGAACCCACCGGTGGTGGCCGAGCCCACGTGGGTGAACGCCGAGACTCGCGCGCTCGCGAAGCGCGCGTGCTTCGATTGCCATAGCAACGAAACGCGCTGGCCGTGGTACGCCTCGGTCGCCCCGATTTCCTGGAAGCTCAAGGGCCACGTCGACGAGGGTCGCGAAGAGCTCAACTTCTCGGAGTTCGACTCCACCAATCGGCGCATGATGCGACGCGCGGGCAAGTCGGGCCGCGAAGTTCGCGAGGGCAAGATGCCGCCGTCGGACTACGTGCTCGCGCATCCCGACGCACGACTGACGGGAGCCGGTCGCGAGGCTTTCGCGCGCGCTCTCGATTCGACCTTCGCGGCGTTTCTCGGCCGTGAGGCACCGCGCGAGCGCTAGCGACTCACCGCATCGAGCCGCAGCTCGAAGTGGTCAGGGCGAACCGCGCATTTTGCACTGGAAAACGTGCAAATCGCTTGTGGCAGCGGTGCTTGACCCATGCCAGACTGCTTGCCTCTGATCGCACAAGGAGGAACTTCCCTGGTGCACTCTCACGCGCGACTCCGTCGGCTCATCGCATCGATCGTGACGAGTGGTGGCGTCTTGTTCGCTGCCACGGCGTTCGCTCAGACCAAGTTTCCGATCGTGGTGATGCGCGCCGATTCTGCGACCGGTGTGACACATCATCCGATTCCGGGTGCCGCTTCCCCGTGGCAGGACGTGCGTCAGAACTACGACGGCGCGCTCTCGGGCTTCGACGGAACGCTCGCGACCGGCTGGCGGGGCAATGGCACCATCGCTTCGCCCTATCGGCTCGAGTTCTCGGGCACCGGCGACCGCGTCTCGATTCCGGCCGGGGCGATCAGCGAGTTGCAGACACTGCAACCGGTCACGGCGATGATGTGGTTCAAGACCGACCAGAACTTCCCGGATTCGCGCATTCAGTACCTGTTGCAATGGCTGCAGACCGGTGGAGCCGGGATGGCGATCTCCACCCAAAACGGCAAACTCATGGTCTACCTGAACCCGTGGACCGAGGTTGCTGCACTGCAACCGAATAGCTGGTACCACGTCGCCGTCGCCAAGACCGCTGACTCGGTGTTCGTGTACTTGAACGGCGCGCTGCAATTGAGCGCGGCCAGCACCCTCAACGGCACACAGACCACGCCATTCTCGATCGGCGCCTCGGTCTATCGGTTCCTGGACGGCAGCGGCACCTACGACGACTACTGGACCGGCTCGATCTCGCACGTCGAGGTATGGCGCGGCGCGCTCTCGGGACCCGAGGTCCTATCGCGCTTCAGTGCCGATCAGGCGATCTACCTGCCGAATCCGCCGCTGCCGACTCCCGCGCGGGCACTCCAGCTGCGCGCCGACCAGGCGAACGGCACCGGGCCATTCGGCATCCCGGGGGCGGGCTCGCCGTGGGTCGATCTGACCGCGCCTTCGAGCAACGCGACGCTGCTGAACTTCGCCGGCAACCCGGGCAGTGGCTGGGCCGGCGCCGGCGTGATCGGCGATCCGTATCGGTTGCGCTACGACGGCACGAACGATCTCGTGCGCCTGCCCGCGGGCGCCGTGACCGAACTGCTGAACACCAACGCGATGTCGGCCGAGCTGTGGGTACGCACCGGCGCCGAAGTCACGAGTAACCAGTACTGGCTCGAATGGCTCGAGTCGTATGCGCTCGTCACCGGCATGACGATCTTCACCGAGAACGGCCAGCTCGCGGTCTATAACGGGCGGCCGAATTTCGTGAACGTCGCGAGCGTGCAGCCGCACACCTGGTATCACGTCGTGGTCGCGAAGCAA
Coding sequences:
- a CDS encoding heme-binding domain-containing protein, which produces MICACAVLLSRGGDPRVTPLERPEFRVPEVSLSNPQKFLIASGVALLLFGGLQLVPYGRDHSNPPVVAEPTWVNAETRALAKRACFDCHSNETRWPWYASVAPISWKLKGHVDEGREELNFSEFDSTNRRMMRRAGKSGREVREGKMPPSDYVLAHPDARLTGAGREAFARALDSTFAAFLGREAPRER
- a CDS encoding NmrA family NAD(P)-binding protein — its product is MKYLVLGATGTVGSQVARELMKQGATVRVLTRNPEKAAALGPNVETVKGNLLDPASLEGLFKGVDGAFLLNAVGSTECQEGLMAVSAAITQKLARIVYLSVQHADRASYLPHFGSKIGVEHAIERSGIPFTILRPSNFHQNDQWFKDVMLQYGVYPQPLGGTGVSRVDVRDIGEAAAIALTQNGHQGKTYDLVGPRGMTGIETASIWSKALGREIRYGGDDLDAWEKANAPYLSAPMLYDFRLMYLHFQTRGLLATADEVATLTRVLGHAPRDFESFADETAKAWMAASATR